CGTTCCCAGAGACAGATAAAGAGCCTGATATGGAAAAAATGACTTTAGAGGATTGGTTGAAGTATTTGGAAGTCCATTTGCCTAAGCAGATTTATGCAACAGCAGATGAGGTCGTTGGACACATGCGAAAACAAGCTATACGAGTGGAAGACTTCGTATTGCAGCAGCAGAAAGAGAAAAGCAAACTTTAGTAAGTTTCAGAAAAGGCAAGGAGCTAAATCGAATACGGTAAATTCCAACTTCCTAAGTTCAAGTGTAGTTTCTTTTACATTGAGAATCGAAAAAAGGGGGTAAAATGCCCATGTACGCGGACTTGAAAAAATAGCCAAGTCATAGCTAAGTTTGAAGTTAGTAGCTTTTCTGGCTAGAAATAAGGATAGCAATTCTTATAATTAACAACCATACTGAAAAAAAGGGTTCTTCACATCTTCATTAAGGCCAAAATGCAGTAGCGTAAGAATAAGGCGTGCTACAATTCGCTTCATGTATGATGGTATTGAGATTATGTCAGATATCCTCTTAAGGCACGTTGATTATTCAATTTAGTTGCTTATACCATCTCTTACATTATATTGCTTATTTTTATAGGGTCAaagatttttagttattttgttTTGGATTAGTGTACTATAGTAAAATCACTATTAAATCATGTGCCTTTCTTCTTATTATAACTTATTATAACTAAAGTGTATACCAAGGTTAAGATTTCGTACATCTGACCCCCAATTTTACCCTTGCTGGGAGTCTCTTAGTGGTGTTGGGACAATGAAATATTATGTATACTATCTCTTACAATCCATTTCCACCTTGATTTATGTTACCCAATCTGAAATACTTTGATCTTCTATAGCAGtcattacaaatttacaatcttGAAATTTTCTTTCACTTAAGGGTTCGATTCTCACCAGCTACAAGAATGATTGATGTCCCTTGCACGTGGGGGACTCTCCAACCTTAACCCCAATGAAATTTTTTCTGAACTTTTCCTTCTTCTTGAAGTTCTTCCTTGTAATGGGATTCTTGTGAAGGGGATTAGAGTTTGCTGGTTTTTGATAGGAATGCCATTGTGATACACCTAAATCTCTTCTCATCTTCATCTCTTGATGTTTCTCCAACAATTTCCCAGTTCATACTTCATAGTATTTGAATGCGCAAACAGGATCTCCTTTTACAATAGCTTGCACAGGGTTGCATGGTATTCTAGTTTTCTATGTGTGTTTCTTGCATCCATGGCCACCATGGGTTATTTGTTGGTTTGAATATTCTCAGCTTGGCTATGTTTTTCTGAATGTTAGTTGAATACATGTGCATGTTACTAATGCAGAACATACAAAATTGGGGACTAGTGAGCCCACCTGAGCTTGCTTGTTTCTGATTTACATGTTATGAGAAAGCATTCTAAGTCTTAAAGGGTGTGAGGAATACCGAAACTTTACCAGATGACTGCACTTTTCATCTTTAGAAGACATATCCTTTTACTTAAACCAAgtaaactttgatacatatgcaGGAAACTGGATAGAAGCCACACATGCACACCCCGTTTCTGCTATGATTGCTAGCTTCGTACGTGTAAGGTTAGAATACCAAGTCGAGAAATCCAGCATCTTGAAGCATTTACCAAGAACGGAGACCTAATATGAGGCAGTCGTAGCATGTGTTTTACTGTCTTAAGGTTGCATAATTATGCTATCGAATCATTCGAAGcaaaatttgtatattttgatacttttgctTATAATGCAGcaatatatgttgatgaatcATTTGAATCTGTTAATGAAGATGCAAGAAATATATATGCTGATAGTCTGATACATAGTAATGTCTGTTGCTGGCAGGAATTTACTTGCTAGTCGCCATCTCTCTGAGAAGATAAGTGTAGCATACCAGTATTTGATTGGacatcaaaatgaaattgaaattatgtaaaaattaatttggacacaagattcgattttaaatcgatttaaaataacttacttAAAATCAAACCGATGATCTGAATGAATATATCTAATTTAAGTATCTAGATAAGCAATAAGATAAGAAGATACTTGAGTCCATATACTCCCTCTTATATGTATTAAGGATCGTACCCCATTAATACGTATACCGAGTAAATAGCCCCATAATTTAGTTCATTTACTTCCTTTTATGGTAATCAAATTTTACAAattgattttagtttttattttctattcatAAGTTAAAACActattaaattagattttttgtGATTCGTCTAAGTTGAAGATTTGTTAATATCGacgtatataatttttaattaaaaataattagagatatttaagattataGTAGTACTTCCTCCATTCCGAAATACTTACAACGTTTAATTTTTTATGCAGTTCAAGCAATAATTCAAtgcttaatatatctaattgtgtataataaaaattaataaaaatttatattagtaatctttatattaagacaaatcaaataagattctatttaattatgttttaacttatacattaaaaaataatcacaaattcaaaatgatgaataaataaataatttgagacggaggaagtatatgtatAAGTGTGTAAACCCGAGTAGAATTTTTGATTAGAACATGAGAAAAAATAAGTTCATACCTTCATCTCACTCGCTAATCTGGGACTAACAATAATCCCTTCTCGCTACACAAAAACAATCCCCAAATTTTCACCATTCATCAAAGATCAAATCCCTAATTGCTACACAAAATTCCCCTCAAATCTACCCAATTCATCATACCCTAACCCCCCCCCTTTCATAATTACACTTTCAATCAGGTTAAcccttaaatcctttaaaatttcaatcaattttcagATTCTTTGTATTATTGTGCTTGAAAGATTTGATCTATAATGATGGACTCATTTTTTCAGCGTTCTTTAGAGGATTTAATCAAGGGAATTAGGTTACATGCCCCAGATTCCATAACATCCATTTCAACTTTTCTTTCAAAAGCCATGGAAGAAATTCATAAAGAAATTAGGTCAAATGACCCACATACAAAATCTACTGCTCTTCTTAAACTTACTTATCTTCATTCTCTTTATGGGTTTGACATGAATTGGGCTGCTTTTCATGTAGTTGAAGTCATTAGTTACCCACAATTTTCTCTAAAAAAGATTGGGTATTTAGCTGCTACATTGTCTTTTAATGAATCTACTGAAGTTCTTCTTCTTGTAACAAATCAATTTAGGAAAGATCTTTCAAGCCCTAATGATTTTGAGGTGAGCCTTGCTCTTCAATGTATATCAGTTATTGCTACACCTGATTTATCTTGTGATTTATGCAATGATGTTTTTACTTTATTGTCAAGTACTAGAATTTATGTTAAAAAGAAGGCAATTGCTGTTTGTTTGAGGGTTTTTAGTAAGTACCCAGATGGGGTTAGGATATGTTTTAAGAGATTAGTTGATAATCTGGAAAGTTCTGATCTTCAAGCTGTTTCAGCAGCTGTTGGGGTGTTGTGTGAGCTCACATTGCGAGACCCGAAAGCCTATTTGCCTTTAGCGCCCGAGTTTTACCGCGTTTTGCTTGATTGTAAGAATAATTGGGTGTTGATTAAGGTGTTAAAGATATTTGCTAAGTTGGCTGTTTTAGAACCTAGGCTAGGTAAAAAGATTGTTGGTCCGATTTGCGAGATGATGGAGCGAACCATGGCAAAGTCATTGTTGTTTGAGTGCGTTCGAACTGTTGTAAGTAGCTTGAGTGATCATGAATCTGCTGTTAAAGTTTCCGTTTTGAAGATTAAGGAGTTTTTGTCCGAGGATGATCCTAATTTGAAGTACCTTGGTTTACAAGCACTTTCGGATCTTGCTGAGGGTAACTTGTGGGCTGTGTTAGAGAATAAGGATGCTGTGGTAAAGTCTCTTAGTGATGTGGATCCCAATATTAAGTTAGCGTCGTTGCGTCTTCTTATGGCTATGGTATCGGAGGATAATGTGGCCGAAATTACTAGGGTTTTGGTTAATTATGCGCTAAAGTCTGATCCTCACTTCTGTAATGAGATCCTTAGATCAATACTAGTTACTTGCTCTAGAAATTATTACGagattgtttttgattttgattggtATGTATATCTTCTCGGTGAAATGGCTAGGGTTCCACACTGTCAAACCGGGGAGCAGATTGAGAGCCAGCTTGTTGATATTGGTATGAGAGTAAAGGATGCCAGACCAGAGTTAGTTAGAGTTGGCCGTGATCTTTTAACTGATCCCGCGTTACTTGGTAACCCGTCTTTACATGGGATATTATCTGCCGCTGCTTGGGTTTGTGGTGAGTATGTCGAGTTTTCAAAAAACCCGTTTGAATTGGTGGAAGCATTGTTGCAGCCACGTACTAGCTTACTACCACCCTCAATACGAGCTGTCTACATTCAATCCACATTTAAGGTTTTCGTGTTTTGTCTTCAGTCTTGTCTCTGGCGGCAAGATGAAGTCGACTATGACATGGATCCTAAAAGTCGTAGTTTTTCTAATATGAGGGACTCCGATATGTCTTTTGATGATAATGACAATGACAACGACGATGCCTTGCAAGAGCCGGCCACTTTATCACTGTCTAAGACCGAAACTTGCTCCGAAGAAGCTATCGTCAAGTTAATAGATCTTATTGAAACAACTTTAGGACCATTATCTTGGACCCATGAAGTGGAAGTACAAGAGCGAGCTCGAAATATTCTTGGCGTTGTGCAATTAGTGAAGCCTGATATTCGTTCTTGTTCTGGTCAGCACAGAGACGAATCAGGGAAGAAAGAAACTAAAGTGTCTGAAATAACTAAATTCTTGGATGATCTTTTCACGGAAGAGCTCGGTCCAATCTCTGTAAATGCTCAATCTAGAGTTCCTGTACCCAGTGATCTTACACTCGTAGATAACCTCTCTGATTTGGACATGATTTATAGTGATATTCAGATTAGTCCCGCATCGGTCTTTTCTCTTGGAACTTCTCATTCCAAAGAGAAAACCGATGATGTTCGTTCTAACGGGCCAGGTAAAGAAGATGTGGAATCATCCGGTGAATCCACATCGTTGCTTGCTATGCATCGTAAACGACATGGATTATATTATCTTTCTTCGGAGGCAGGATCAAATGATTACCCTCCTGCCAACGAAAGCAAAGCTGCGGATAATCAAGGCGATGAGGTGAATGATCTTGTGAAATTGACGGGGCAATCACTTACACTTAAAAAAAAGCCGCAACATGCTAAGCCTCGTCCTGTGGTGGTTAAACTAGACGAGAGCGAGAATTTCATACCCACGAAGAAGTTAGAAGTTACGAATGACTTGCTTTCGGGTGCTGTTACAGACGTTCTTTTAGGCAATAACGAGGTTTCTACTTCATCAAAGTACGGGGAAGCTGATAAGTTATCGATCAAAAGGAGAGGGAAGGAAACACTTGTCATTGGCGGTCCTCCTGATTCGAGGGAAGATTCTGGTGCAGCAGATTTCGAGGTCGGGAATCCAAGCTCTGGGAGAAGCAAACATAAGGAGAGGCGACATCGTAGCCATGATGAAAGTGGTAAAGGGAAAGAAGAAAGAAGTCGAAAGGAGAAGAAAAAGAGCAGTCATCACCGTCAAAGCCGACAAAAGGCGACAGAGAAACAAGGCGACTCGAATGTTGCTATACACAACCAGAAAATACCCGATTTTCTGTTATAGTAGGAAAAAAACGAGTGATTTGTATAAATCTATGTTTGGTTTTGGAAATGATCAAGCTTTTTTCAATCCCTTCGGAGATTGAGGTGTGTTTTTGCATTGGTCTTTCCTTCAATTTTATTCATGAAGTTGTTCTTTGACTTTgtttatgttattgtattgcTTTCTTTTGTAACACATTCATTTACTTATTGCAAAGGAAACCTTTTTCACAAGAGCCTACATAATAGCTTTTTGCTTCCTTACATCGATCTTTCGCTATATGATCGTATAAGTGTTTGCTTCCTTACATCGACGTGTCACTCCCCTTTGCTCTTTCTTGAGCTAAACGATCGTTAAAGTGTTTGGATCTCCACATCGATGTGTATACCCCTTTGCTCTTTTGTTTGCTAAAGCATCGTAAATGTGCTCTCTCTTTAGACGAACAATCGCAAACATGTTTGCTTTCCTAGATGTCACCCTCCTGTGCTTATTCTTTAGCTAAATGATCGTAAATGAGTTTTGCTTTCCTACATCGATTTGTCATGCTCCTTTGCTCTTTCTTTCCTACATCGATGCGTCACGCTCCTTTTCTACATCAAATAAAGAAATGGGTTAATATTTGggctcgtctcatggtgagacggtcttatacaaGACAAGCCGAAGAAATTGCattaaaatttttgtatattaAGAATTAgctaagttttaatttatattgagaaatggtctcatacaaaacgagCTGAAGAAATTGCattaaaatttttgtatattaAGAATTAgctaagttttaatttatattgagattacttacaaattaagagtgattagcgataatgtaaaaaaaaaggATATTTGATTAGAATCAGTACTATCACagaatcttaaagtaattttgGCTCGTTTGATTAGTCGTACTAAATGGCAGTAATGGCCTTAGGAATgattt
The Amaranthus tricolor cultivar Red isolate AtriRed21 chromosome 11, ASM2621246v1, whole genome shotgun sequence DNA segment above includes these coding regions:
- the LOC130827802 gene encoding AP-3 complex subunit delta — protein: MMDSFFQRSLEDLIKGIRLHAPDSITSISTFLSKAMEEIHKEIRSNDPHTKSTALLKLTYLHSLYGFDMNWAAFHVVEVISYPQFSLKKIGYLAATLSFNESTEVLLLVTNQFRKDLSSPNDFEVSLALQCISVIATPDLSCDLCNDVFTLLSSTRIYVKKKAIAVCLRVFSKYPDGVRICFKRLVDNLESSDLQAVSAAVGVLCELTLRDPKAYLPLAPEFYRVLLDCKNNWVLIKVLKIFAKLAVLEPRLGKKIVGPICEMMERTMAKSLLFECVRTVVSSLSDHESAVKVSVLKIKEFLSEDDPNLKYLGLQALSDLAEGNLWAVLENKDAVVKSLSDVDPNIKLASLRLLMAMVSEDNVAEITRVLVNYALKSDPHFCNEILRSILVTCSRNYYEIVFDFDWYVYLLGEMARVPHCQTGEQIESQLVDIGMRVKDARPELVRVGRDLLTDPALLGNPSLHGILSAAAWVCGEYVEFSKNPFELVEALLQPRTSLLPPSIRAVYIQSTFKVFVFCLQSCLWRQDEVDYDMDPKSRSFSNMRDSDMSFDDNDNDNDDALQEPATLSLSKTETCSEEAIVKLIDLIETTLGPLSWTHEVEVQERARNILGVVQLVKPDIRSCSGQHRDESGKKETKVSEITKFLDDLFTEELGPISVNAQSRVPVPSDLTLVDNLSDLDMIYSDIQISPASVFSLGTSHSKEKTDDVRSNGPGKEDVESSGESTSLLAMHRKRHGLYYLSSEAGSNDYPPANESKAADNQGDEVNDLVKLTGQSLTLKKKPQHAKPRPVVVKLDESENFIPTKKLEVTNDLLSGAVTDVLLGNNEVSTSSKYGEADKLSIKRRGKETLVIGGPPDSREDSGAADFEVGNPSSGRSKHKERRHRSHDESGKGKEERSRKEKKKSSHHRQSRQKATEKQGDSNVAIHNQKIPDFLL